From a region of the Odoribacter splanchnicus DSM 20712 genome:
- a CDS encoding glycosyltransferase family 2 protein, producing the protein MNVAAITITYNDDYKFTEWLGHYQEYKDELYLHIVVDNHSCEEYASKLRTFFPCSKIIRRSSNGGCTYAYNDGIKVALADKNVDAILLIGNDIRLPAGELTKLYHFLYRDEGLGMVAPVVLKKDSEVIESVGCFISRYLFLKEPYVGSVCDALGFNSFVCETVAGGMNLARREFYEQVGLQDNLLFMYSDEVDMGLRAKKLGVNLAVTTEAKAWHQHLNAGGGKHRMFYTSYLMGRNKVYLAKKHFGFWRSAEQLAFHSFLFFKGVVGNVFHKEKLMHQLYFIRGSWNGFTGDMELGKIIKDFKPDEDNKGL; encoded by the coding sequence ATGAATGTAGCTGCCATAACAATCACTTATAATGATGATTATAAGTTCACCGAATGGCTTGGACATTATCAGGAATACAAGGATGAGTTGTATTTGCATATTGTAGTTGATAATCATTCGTGTGAGGAATATGCAAGTAAATTAAGGACTTTTTTTCCTTGCTCTAAGATTATCAGGCGTAGCTCTAACGGAGGCTGTACGTATGCATATAATGATGGGATAAAGGTGGCTTTAGCTGATAAAAATGTGGATGCCATTTTGTTAATCGGTAATGATATTCGGTTACCGGCAGGAGAATTGACAAAATTGTATCATTTTTTGTATCGTGATGAGGGATTGGGAATGGTAGCTCCTGTAGTTTTGAAGAAGGATTCGGAAGTGATTGAGAGTGTCGGATGTTTTATTAGCAGATATTTGTTTTTGAAAGAACCTTATGTCGGTTCAGTCTGTGATGCTCTTGGTTTTAACAGTTTTGTTTGTGAAACAGTTGCGGGCGGAATGAATTTAGCGCGGAGGGAATTTTATGAGCAGGTTGGTTTACAGGATAATTTGCTTTTTATGTATTCCGATGAGGTTGATATGGGGTTAAGAGCTAAGAAATTGGGAGTCAATTTGGCGGTTACAACTGAAGCTAAAGCCTGGCACCAACATCTCAATGCCGGAGGGGGAAAACATCGGATGTTTTATACCTCTTATCTGATGGGGCGTAATAAGGTGTATCTGGCTAAAAAGCATTTTGGTTTTTGGCGGAGTGCGGAGCAATTGGCATTTCATTCTTTTTTATTTTTCAAAGGTGTTGTCGGAAATGTTTTTCATAAAGAGAAACTGATGCATCAACTTTATTTTATCAGAGGCTCATGGAATGGTTTTACGGGGGATATGGAATTAGGAAAAATAATTAAAGATTTTAAGCCTGATGAGGATAACAAAGGATTATAG
- a CDS encoding lipid II:glycine glycyltransferase FemX, whose product MRITKDYSEIAEITGGEVLATPEYLQAQEVEDWGYIVHDSFVLPFYIKKKLFFRYLLFTLGDSGVTTEDRISYLLNEVTGFIKKNLPVDFILTQHVTALFSCCPQGSVNCFFGSYVVDLSLDEDALFANLHTKHRNVIKKAEKDGVRVSCGVENRGVCEALIQSTLERQHIGLLSQGMLEGLSRVKHIDYWVASFEGELQGAAILLWSENRSAYYMFGGSAVKPHAGAMNLLHWSAMKLMKERGVKYYDFVGARINPDEGSKYEGIQRFKSRFGGELKKGYLWKMPLNKFKYKLFCWLVAAKQGRNYCGDVIDQERKRGNY is encoded by the coding sequence ATGAGGATAACAAAGGATTATAGCGAAATCGCAGAAATTACGGGTGGTGAGGTGTTGGCTACTCCTGAATATTTGCAAGCCCAGGAGGTTGAGGATTGGGGGTATATCGTGCATGATTCGTTTGTACTCCCTTTTTACATCAAAAAGAAATTGTTTTTCAGGTATTTATTGTTTACTCTGGGAGATTCCGGAGTTACAACGGAGGACAGGATAAGTTACCTTTTGAATGAAGTTACCGGATTTATCAAAAAGAATTTACCGGTAGATTTTATTCTGACACAACATGTCACAGCTTTGTTCAGTTGTTGTCCTCAAGGTTCGGTAAATTGTTTTTTTGGTTCTTACGTGGTGGACTTATCTTTGGATGAGGATGCGTTGTTTGCCAATTTACATACGAAACATCGTAATGTTATAAAAAAAGCTGAAAAAGATGGCGTAAGGGTGAGTTGTGGGGTAGAAAACCGGGGTGTTTGTGAAGCTTTGATACAGTCAACCTTGGAACGCCAGCATATCGGGCTTCTCAGTCAAGGTATGCTGGAGGGTTTATCAAGAGTGAAACATATTGATTATTGGGTTGCGAGTTTTGAGGGAGAACTTCAGGGGGCTGCAATTCTGTTATGGAGTGAAAATCGTTCTGCCTATTATATGTTTGGCGGCTCTGCCGTTAAGCCGCATGCCGGTGCCATGAATTTATTGCATTGGTCTGCCATGAAGCTTATGAAGGAACGCGGTGTGAAGTATTATGATTTTGTCGGGGCGCGTATCAATCCGGATGAAGGAAGTAAATATGAAGGAATACAGCGTTTTAAGAGCCGTTTCGGAGGAGAATTGAAAAAAGGGTATCTCTGGAAGATGCCGCTAAATAAATTCAAATATAAGCTATTTTGTTGGTTGGTTGCTGCTAAACAGGGCAGGAATTATTGTGGGGATGTCATAGATCAGGAACGGAAAAGGGGTAATTATTGA
- a CDS encoding polysaccharide deacetylase family protein yields the protein MADCLLTLDYELFFQKSGDASVSLLKPTAELLEVLERIGGKAVFFVDTIYLNLLKKSEIPQDAELYGKFESQLQEIVIRGHRIELHLHPHWLDVRKENNEWVFQSYKHYKLNSLTEEKIIELFQEGVELLNHIARKAVPDYAVCAFRAGGWCVEPFEKLRSAFQICGIKVDSSVVPGMRLDGEVHALDYSGLKSNAFYRFSDDVRIPDKNGKTIELPVNGYYMSRWEKIAFALGRKMNRKNAEIFGDGKGISVIAAVSVRKRFMSFLQKGKYFNQFMLDGYINSVLIERKVSQSELPFVSIVAHPKTLTLSSLRAVEYLAAKGHHFRSLTEILEKYEI from the coding sequence ATGGCTGATTGTCTGCTGACTTTGGATTATGAGCTTTTTTTTCAGAAAAGTGGTGATGCTTCTGTTTCTCTTTTGAAGCCGACGGCTGAGCTGTTGGAGGTGTTGGAAAGGATTGGTGGGAAAGCTGTTTTTTTTGTTGATACGATTTATTTGAATCTGCTTAAAAAATCGGAGATACCTCAGGATGCGGAGTTGTATGGGAAATTTGAAAGCCAGCTTCAGGAAATTGTAATCCGTGGACACCGGATTGAGTTACATCTCCATCCTCATTGGCTGGATGTCCGTAAGGAAAATAATGAATGGGTATTTCAGTCCTATAAGCATTATAAACTGAATAGTTTGACCGAAGAAAAGATTATTGAGTTGTTTCAGGAAGGGGTGGAGCTTCTGAATCATATTGCACGGAAAGCTGTTCCCGATTATGCAGTTTGTGCCTTTCGTGCCGGGGGATGGTGTGTTGAGCCATTTGAAAAATTGCGTTCTGCTTTTCAGATTTGTGGAATAAAAGTCGATTCTTCGGTGGTTCCCGGAATGCGATTAGACGGAGAAGTGCATGCTTTGGATTATTCCGGACTAAAGTCTAACGCATTTTACAGGTTTTCGGATGATGTGCGGATTCCTGATAAAAATGGAAAGACAATAGAGTTGCCTGTCAATGGTTATTATATGTCACGGTGGGAAAAAATAGCATTTGCACTGGGACGCAAAATGAACCGGAAAAATGCTGAAATATTTGGTGATGGAAAAGGCATAAGTGTTATTGCTGCTGTTTCTGTCCGGAAGCGTTTCATGTCTTTCCTGCAAAAAGGGAAATATTTTAATCAGTTTATGCTGGACGGATATATAAATTCGGTCCTGATTGAAAGAAAAGTATCCCAAAGCGAATTACCGTTTGTCAGTATAGTAGCCCATCCTAAAACATTAACTCTTTCTTCATTGCGTGCTGTAGAATATTTAGCTGCAAAGGGCCATCATTTTCGTTCTCTTACGGAGATTTTGGAGAAATATGAAATTTAG
- a CDS encoding O-antigen ligase family protein — MLWTLFSLFGLGLLVSLKAVIALVMSGENAFEGRFEANQLLDTIGYGHLALTFVLICFSLMGFYSGKWRWLLVIPLSFGLFSMGIANSRSPFVALFAILGIFCFMRINLKTILGICIVALLLILNIGHIDLFFQEYLNSNFISRLMTIFTFDVENASGRGAFYQEGIRMFMEHPVFGRSILLMGDLRGGYVHNMIIEVFMAIGLLGGVLFLYINFKVFQYAYRLLKLNSRYSFFALIFIQYFIFLQFSRSISLLPVYWTALACVYSGYLLEKYNENSDSHSLL, encoded by the coding sequence ATGCTTTGGACACTTTTTTCCCTTTTTGGTCTCGGTTTATTGGTTTCTTTGAAGGCAGTGATAGCTTTGGTGATGAGTGGGGAAAATGCTTTTGAAGGTAGGTTTGAGGCTAATCAGCTTTTAGATACAATCGGATATGGACATCTGGCTTTAACTTTTGTATTGATTTGTTTTAGCCTGATGGGTTTTTATTCCGGGAAATGGCGCTGGTTGTTAGTGATACCTTTAAGTTTTGGGCTATTTTCAATGGGAATTGCTAATTCAAGAAGTCCGTTTGTTGCCCTTTTTGCTATTCTTGGTATTTTTTGTTTTATGCGGATTAACTTGAAGACAATCCTGGGGATTTGTATCGTAGCTCTCTTGCTTATTTTGAATATTGGACATATTGATCTTTTTTTTCAGGAATATTTGAATAGTAATTTTATTTCCCGACTGATGACGATTTTCACATTTGACGTAGAAAATGCGTCAGGAAGAGGAGCTTTTTATCAGGAAGGAATCCGGATGTTTATGGAACATCCGGTTTTCGGAAGGTCTATATTGTTGATGGGTGATTTGCGGGGAGGTTATGTTCACAATATGATTATAGAGGTGTTCATGGCTATCGGGTTACTCGGTGGAGTACTATTCCTGTATATTAATTTTAAAGTTTTCCAGTATGCTTACAGGTTACTGAAACTGAATAGCAGATACAGCTTTTTTGCCTTGATTTTTATTCAATATTTTATATTTCTTCAATTTTCAAGAAGTATCTCTCTTTTACCTGTCTATTGGACTGCGCTTGCCTGTGTTTATTCCGGTTATTTATTAGAAAAATATAATGAAAATAGCGATAGTCACAGCTTACTATGA
- a CDS encoding glycosyltransferase family protein: MKIAIVTAYYEPIPAPRAFRAAELAREFVRRGYEVSVFNTTSVIRDGVNVSRATGGVKLVNLDIIRMQQDSPKAGNRTKEKWYKSEFRKYLFYFTTNTWLKILFGLKRKLVFNEQYDLLISIGLPFTVHWGVSSKIKDRQVARCYVADYGDPFSRFNHSIKVAKYFQWIEKRVLRRFDYVTVPTSRAVSSYLWLKEEKSIKVIPQGFNFDDIRLAEYQRNPIPTFGYAGLFYSDIRNPKNLFEFLCSLDFDFRFVIYTNLSSADSYSCLEPYVRKLGAKLELRHSIPRLDLIYCLSSMDFIVNVNNASENQIPSKLVDYKLSGRPIFSLSQNNFDSQKFVRFCAHEFTGEEKIDISGFDIRNVASQFEELVK, translated from the coding sequence ATGAAAATAGCGATAGTCACAGCTTACTATGAGCCAATACCTGCTCCGAGAGCTTTCCGTGCGGCCGAGTTGGCCCGGGAATTTGTACGACGGGGGTATGAGGTCAGTGTTTTTAATACGACTTCTGTTATCAGGGACGGCGTGAATGTATCCCGGGCTACGGGAGGGGTTAAATTGGTAAATCTGGATATAATCAGGATGCAACAGGATTCTCCAAAAGCCGGAAATAGAACAAAAGAGAAATGGTATAAATCTGAATTCAGAAAATATCTTTTTTATTTTACAACCAATACCTGGTTGAAGATTTTATTCGGATTAAAACGGAAACTCGTTTTTAATGAACAGTATGATCTGCTTATTTCAATTGGCTTACCTTTTACTGTTCATTGGGGAGTCAGTTCTAAAATAAAGGACCGGCAGGTTGCGCGGTGTTATGTTGCTGATTATGGTGATCCTTTTTCGAGGTTTAATCATAGTATAAAAGTAGCTAAATATTTTCAATGGATTGAAAAAAGAGTACTTCGCAGGTTTGACTACGTCACTGTTCCAACCAGCCGGGCTGTGTCCTCTTATCTTTGGTTAAAGGAGGAAAAGAGCATAAAAGTTATTCCGCAAGGGTTTAATTTTGACGATATACGTTTGGCCGAATATCAAAGGAATCCGATTCCGACTTTTGGGTATGCCGGTTTATTTTATTCAGATATACGAAATCCCAAAAATTTGTTTGAATTTTTATGTTCCTTGGATTTTGATTTCCGTTTTGTCATCTATACTAATTTATCCAGTGCTGACAGCTATTCTTGTCTGGAACCATATGTCCGGAAGTTGGGTGCTAAGTTGGAATTAAGGCATAGTATTCCGCGTTTAGATTTGATCTATTGTTTAAGTTCAATGGATTTTATCGTTAATGTAAACAATGCTTCTGAAAATCAGATTCCCAGTAAGTTGGTTGATTATAAATTGAGCGGACGTCCTATTTTTTCTTTGTCCCAAAATAATTTTGATTCTCAAAAATTTGTCCGCTTTTGTGCCCATGAATTTACCGGAGAAGAAAAGATCGATATTTCCGGTTTCGATATTAGAAATGTGGCCAGTCAATTTGAAGAATTGGTAAAATAA
- a CDS encoding glycosyltransferase gives MIIEASQINSNGGIVLLELLLRHLSCCNTKVLVYIAYEAVYERLKKYQSDSIILQRTSPWATFFRYMRKRDKVLYFCNLPPFVRNRDSVFYIHNLFFVNKPRWTKDDSTLSLNLRKFVYYLWIKLFINKVTVTGCQTVEMQRLLNENFGKPALLLPFYEEVKVVENTREKEFDFFYPGSSDNHKNNVRLLDAVAKALEQVKFRIALTLDDRNPKLLEMITRINSLYDFHPVVNLGKISHDEVFEIYGRSKALLFPSLKESLGLPLIEANQLGLKVLVSNLPFANDILVNPITFDPKSSDSIATVIMNFLQGTYDEVVQSLKLSNKIKELLDFLR, from the coding sequence ATGATTATTGAAGCTTCTCAGATTAATTCTAACGGCGGAATTGTCTTATTGGAACTTTTGCTAAGGCATTTAAGCTGTTGTAATACGAAAGTCTTGGTATATATTGCTTATGAGGCTGTTTATGAAAGATTGAAGAAGTATCAGTCAGATTCAATAATCCTCCAACGTACCAGCCCTTGGGCTACTTTCTTCAGATATATGCGGAAACGGGATAAGGTGTTGTATTTTTGTAATTTACCTCCTTTTGTGAGAAACCGGGATTCTGTTTTTTATATTCATAATCTTTTTTTTGTAAATAAACCCCGATGGACTAAGGATGACAGTACGTTAAGTCTGAATTTGCGGAAGTTTGTTTATTATCTCTGGATTAAATTATTCATCAATAAGGTTACTGTGACCGGATGTCAAACAGTAGAAATGCAGAGGTTGTTGAATGAGAATTTTGGAAAGCCGGCTTTGTTGTTACCATTTTATGAGGAAGTAAAGGTGGTAGAAAATACCCGTGAAAAGGAATTTGACTTTTTTTATCCCGGTTCATCGGATAATCATAAAAATAATGTTCGTTTACTGGATGCAGTAGCCAAGGCCCTTGAACAGGTGAAGTTCAGGATAGCCCTGACCCTTGATGACAGAAATCCGAAATTACTGGAGATGATAACCAGAATAAATTCTTTGTATGATTTTCATCCTGTAGTCAATTTGGGCAAAATTTCACATGATGAGGTCTTCGAAATTTACGGAAGGTCGAAAGCATTATTATTTCCTTCATTAAAAGAATCCTTGGGTTTACCTTTAATTGAAGCTAATCAGTTAGGATTAAAAGTATTAGTATCTAATCTGCCTTTTGCTAATGATATTTTAGTGAACCCCATCACTTTTGATCCTAAAAGTTCAGACTCTATAGCAACTGTTATAATGAATTTTTTACAAGGCACTTACGATGAAGTTGTTCAATCTCTGAAGCTTTCAAATAAAATAAAAGAATTATTGGATTTTTTGAGATAA
- a CDS encoding glycosyltransferase family 2 protein → MLVTASIVVYKTNVFELEKVLKSTISSIVNIIYLVDNSPLNESLDSFRNFSPKICYISNPINTGFGAGHNLAIQRALEINSDYHIVINPDIYFECGVIEKLTLFMNSYEDVGLVMPKVLYPNGELQYLCKLLPTPFDLLGRRFLPCKKYIRYRNERYELRFLGYDKEMEVPSLSGCFMFIRVSVLKQIGGFDERFFMYAEDLDLCRRIGQVSKTMYYPGVCVFHGYAKGSYKNKKLLKYHICSIIKYFNKWGWFFDSKRRKINRGILTQYDKR, encoded by the coding sequence ATGTTGGTTACGGCTTCAATTGTTGTTTATAAGACAAATGTGTTCGAATTAGAAAAGGTTTTGAAAAGTACTATTTCTTCTATCGTTAATATTATATATCTTGTGGATAATTCTCCTTTAAATGAATCTTTGGACAGTTTTAGAAATTTTTCTCCCAAAATATGTTATATTTCTAATCCTATAAATACCGGTTTTGGAGCAGGGCATAATTTGGCTATACAGAGAGCGTTGGAAATTAATTCAGATTATCATATTGTGATAAATCCAGATATTTATTTTGAATGTGGGGTGATAGAGAAGTTGACGCTTTTTATGAATTCTTATGAAGATGTAGGTTTAGTAATGCCTAAAGTATTGTATCCTAACGGAGAATTGCAATATTTGTGCAAGTTATTACCAACTCCATTTGATTTATTAGGAAGACGCTTTTTACCCTGTAAAAAATATATTAGATATAGAAATGAAAGATATGAACTACGGTTTTTGGGATATGATAAGGAGATGGAAGTTCCTTCATTGTCCGGTTGCTTTATGTTCATACGAGTTTCTGTATTAAAACAGATTGGTGGATTTGATGAACGTTTTTTTATGTATGCGGAAGATCTGGACCTTTGCCGTCGGATAGGACAAGTGTCGAAAACAATGTATTATCCGGGAGTCTGTGTATTTCATGGGTATGCCAAAGGGTCTTATAAAAATAAGAAATTGCTTAAATATCATATTTGTTCTATTATAAAATATTTTAATAAATGGGGATGGTTTTTTGATTCTAAAAGAAGGAAAATCAATAGAGGTATATTAACACAATATGATAAACGATGA
- the rfbC gene encoding dTDP-4-dehydrorhamnose 3,5-epimerase has product MELIETCIPGVVIVQPRIFGDERGYFFESFSQRDFERQVCKTVFVQDNESKSCYGVVRGLHFQQPPYAQSKLVRVVKGRVLDVAVDIRKGSPTFGKHVSVELTEENKRQFFVPRGFAHGFAVLSAEAVFQYKCDNFYAPESEGALAWDDPDLGIDWRIPAAKMILSEKDKRHPRLKEVDWLFDYKDNLYE; this is encoded by the coding sequence ATGGAACTGATTGAAACCTGTATACCGGGTGTTGTCATCGTGCAACCCCGTATTTTCGGTGATGAACGCGGCTATTTTTTTGAGTCGTTTTCACAGCGTGATTTCGAACGGCAGGTATGTAAAACCGTTTTTGTCCAGGATAATGAGTCGAAATCGTGTTACGGTGTGGTGAGGGGATTGCATTTCCAGCAACCTCCGTATGCCCAATCCAAACTGGTGCGGGTGGTGAAAGGTCGTGTACTGGATGTGGCGGTGGATATCCGTAAGGGATCGCCTACATTCGGGAAGCATGTTTCCGTTGAATTAACGGAGGAGAATAAACGGCAGTTTTTCGTTCCGCGGGGATTTGCCCATGGATTTGCGGTATTGAGTGCGGAGGCCGTGTTTCAGTATAAATGCGATAATTTTTATGCACCGGAAAGTGAGGGGGCTTTAGCCTGGGATGATCCGGATTTGGGAATAGACTGGCGGATTCCGGCTGCTAAGATGATCCTTTCGGAGAAAGATAAGCGACATCCCCGGTTAAAAGAGGTTGACTGGCTATTTGATTATAAAGATAATCTTTATGAATAA
- a CDS encoding UpxY family transcription antiterminator, giving the protein MAIDRQKTETVHWHAVFTASRAEKKVRDRLEELGVECFLPVQTVLRQWTYRKSRVVVPVIAGLVFVRVGRQEQVKVLQTKGVVAFLRLKGEAGAAVIPDKQMEDFRFLLDFSEEAVEMTNENIKAGDLVRVVKGSLRGMEGELIRHKGVTKVLVRIDMLGCAMVNIPASFVEKLNK; this is encoded by the coding sequence ATGGCAATAGATAGGCAAAAAACGGAAACGGTTCATTGGCACGCCGTCTTCACCGCCTCGCGTGCGGAGAAGAAGGTGCGTGACCGGTTGGAGGAGCTGGGTGTGGAGTGTTTTTTGCCGGTACAGACGGTGTTGAGGCAGTGGACGTACCGGAAGTCGCGGGTGGTGGTGCCGGTGATTGCCGGGTTGGTTTTTGTGCGGGTAGGCCGTCAGGAGCAGGTGAAGGTGCTGCAGACGAAGGGGGTGGTGGCTTTTCTGAGGCTGAAGGGAGAGGCGGGGGCTGCTGTGATTCCGGATAAGCAGATGGAGGACTTCCGTTTTTTGCTGGATTTCTCGGAAGAGGCAGTGGAAATGACCAATGAAAATATAAAGGCCGGTGATTTGGTCAGGGTGGTGAAAGGTTCGCTGAGGGGGATGGAAGGTGAACTGATCAGACACAAGGGAGTGACGAAGGTGTTGGTACGTATCGATATGCTGGGGTGTGCCATGGTTAATATTCCGGCGAGCTTTGTAGAAAAATTAAATAAGTAA